In Chelonia mydas isolate rCheMyd1 chromosome 20, rCheMyd1.pri.v2, whole genome shotgun sequence, a single genomic region encodes these proteins:
- the LETMD1 gene encoding LETM1 domain-containing protein 1 isoform X1, translated as MALSRLGCCWGGLHGGLLGVGPVTVPASCLRRVLRAPEPAPAWRALRHPACCLSTKTNPKALLAAVISQFKYANGKYESFLERTFPRFYLLYSTFLKGFRTLFSEAKEIRRIKLNMSLQKIDFHQLPYREMERLRQFRRDLIKAIPIGLLSLPPFANYFVFLLMYLFPRQLLIRHFWTPKQQSEFLNIYHGMRREVYPELIDGLEQVTRFVADQQLRSQMQELCTQVQSGSHPEVEKLVAVRSLFTGHPLGLQRLRVWQVKALSRILFLTPHLPIFFLRYRLRSHMLELQHLDRAMLKLGVSELTEEEVKMACYVRGLNSTHLSPSECQKWLKQWVKLSCELKAGEELASALASKNEIDISPPLCLS; from the exons ATGGCGCTGTCCAGGCTGGGCTGTTGCTGGGGAGGTCTGCACGGCGGGCTCCTGGGCGTCGGGCCCGTAACCGTCCCCGCCAGCTGCCTGCGCCGGGTCCTGCGCGCTCCCGAGCCGGCCCCCGCCTGGAGGGCGCTGAG GCACCCAGCATGCTGCCTCTCTACAAAGACAAACCCCAAAgccctccttgctgctgtcatATCACAATTCAAATACGCCAATGGGAAATATGAGAGCTTTTTGGAAAGGACATTCCCCCGCTTCTATCTATTGTATTCAACTTTTCTGAAAG GATTTCGGACATTGTTTTCGGAAGCAAAAGAAATAAGAAGAATAAAGTTAAACATGTCCCTTCAAAAGATCGATTTTCATCAGCTTCCATACAGGGAGATGGAAAGATTAAGACAG TTTCGCAGGGACCTGATCAAGGCCATTCCTATTGGGCTTCTCTCCCTTCCACCTTTTGCCAACTACTTCGTCTTTTTGCTGAT GTACTTGTTCCCAAGGCAACTGTTGATACGCCACTTCTGGACCCCAAAGCAGCAGTCTGAGTTTCTGAACATTTATCATGGTATGCGGAGAGAGGTGTACCCAGAACTCATTGATGGCTTAGAGCAGGTGACTCGTTTTGTAGCGGACCAGCAGCTCCGAAGTCAGATGCAAGAGCTCTGCACCCAG GTGCAGAGCGGTTCCCATCCAGAGGTGGAGAAACTTGTGGCCGTGAGAAGCTTGTTTACGGGACATCCCCTGGGCCTGCAAAGGCTGCGCGTTTGGCAAGTG AAAGCCTTGAGCCGTATCCTGTTCCTGACTCCTCACTTGCCAATCTTCTTCCTGAGATACCGGCTGCGGAGCCACATGTTGGAGTTACAGCATCTGGACCGAGCCATGCTGAAGCTGGGAGTGAGCGAACTAACTGAAGAGGAAGTGAAAATG GCTTGTTATGTCCGGGGCCTGAACTCCACCCACCTCAGCCCATCGGAATGCCAAAAATGGCTGAAGCAGTGGGTGAAGCTGTCCTGTGAACTGAAAG CTGGAGAGGAGCTGGCCTCTGCCCTGGCTTCCAAGAACGAGATTGacatttcccctcccctgtgccTGTCCTGA
- the LETMD1 gene encoding LETM1 domain-containing protein 1 isoform X2, protein MGRPRLFGSSSQSALGPVHRPAPPPPPPLQPRDNLCPLSLSDDLSAVAKMALSRLGCCWGGLHGGLLGVGPVTVPASCLRRVLRAPEPAPAWRALRHPACCLSTKTNPKALLAAVISQFKYANGKYESFLERTFPRFYLLYSTFLKGFRTLFSEAKEIRRIKLNMSLQKIDFHQLPYREMERLRQFRRDLIKAIPIGLLSLPPFANYFVFLLMYLFPRQLLIRHFWTPKQQSEFLNIYHGMRREVYPELIDGLEQVTRFVADQQLRSQMQELCTQVQSGSHPEVEKLVAVRSLFTGHPLGLQRLRVWQVKALSRILFLTPHLPIFFLRYRLRSHMLELQHLDRAMLKLGVSELTEEEVKMACYVRGLNSTHLSPSECQKWLKQWVKLSCELKDSEVSLLAHSMVLMSTNYLGAKE, encoded by the exons ATGGGGAGACCCCGCCTGTTCGGAAGTTCCAGCCAATCAGCCCTCGGGCCTGTCCatcgccccgctcctcccccccccccgccactccagCCGCGCGATAACCTTTGCCCTTTGTCCCTTAGTGATGACCTTAGCGCCGTTGCCAAGATGGCGCTGTCCAGGCTGGGCTGTTGCTGGGGAGGTCTGCACGGCGGGCTCCTGGGCGTCGGGCCCGTAACCGTCCCCGCCAGCTGCCTGCGCCGGGTCCTGCGCGCTCCCGAGCCGGCCCCCGCCTGGAGGGCGCTGAG GCACCCAGCATGCTGCCTCTCTACAAAGACAAACCCCAAAgccctccttgctgctgtcatATCACAATTCAAATACGCCAATGGGAAATATGAGAGCTTTTTGGAAAGGACATTCCCCCGCTTCTATCTATTGTATTCAACTTTTCTGAAAG GATTTCGGACATTGTTTTCGGAAGCAAAAGAAATAAGAAGAATAAAGTTAAACATGTCCCTTCAAAAGATCGATTTTCATCAGCTTCCATACAGGGAGATGGAAAGATTAAGACAG TTTCGCAGGGACCTGATCAAGGCCATTCCTATTGGGCTTCTCTCCCTTCCACCTTTTGCCAACTACTTCGTCTTTTTGCTGAT GTACTTGTTCCCAAGGCAACTGTTGATACGCCACTTCTGGACCCCAAAGCAGCAGTCTGAGTTTCTGAACATTTATCATGGTATGCGGAGAGAGGTGTACCCAGAACTCATTGATGGCTTAGAGCAGGTGACTCGTTTTGTAGCGGACCAGCAGCTCCGAAGTCAGATGCAAGAGCTCTGCACCCAG GTGCAGAGCGGTTCCCATCCAGAGGTGGAGAAACTTGTGGCCGTGAGAAGCTTGTTTACGGGACATCCCCTGGGCCTGCAAAGGCTGCGCGTTTGGCAAGTG AAAGCCTTGAGCCGTATCCTGTTCCTGACTCCTCACTTGCCAATCTTCTTCCTGAGATACCGGCTGCGGAGCCACATGTTGGAGTTACAGCATCTGGACCGAGCCATGCTGAAGCTGGGAGTGAGCGAACTAACTGAAGAGGAAGTGAAAATG GCTTGTTATGTCCGGGGCCTGAACTCCACCCACCTCAGCCCATCGGAATGCCAAAAATGGCTGAAGCAGTGGGTGAAGCTGTCCTGTGAACTGAAAG ATTCGGAGGTCTCGCTCTTGGCACACAGCATGGTCTTAATGTCCACCAACTACCTCGGGGCCAAGGAGTGA